DNA from Aquaspirillum sp. LM1:
ATGCTGTGCGGCAAAGTGATGATGGACCGCCACGCCCCGCCGGAACTGTGCGACACCGTGGCCTCCGCCGAGCGCGACAGCCTGGCGCTGATCGAGCGCTGGCACCGCCGTGGCCGGCTGCGCTACACCCTGACCCCGCGCTTTGCCCCCACCTCCACCCCCGAGCAGCTGGCGCTGGCCGGCGCGCTCTACCGCAGCCAGCCTGACCTGCATGTGCAATCGCATCTGGCGGAAAACCCCAACGAAATCGCCTGGGTGGGCCAGTTGTTTCCGCAGCGCCGCGACTACCTGGACGTCTACGCTCACTACGGCCTGCTTGGCCCGCGCACCATTTACGGCCACTGCATCCACCTGGCCCCGGTGGAAATCAGCGACATGGCCACCACCGGCACCGCCGCCGCCTTCTGCCCCACCTCCAACCTGTTTCTCGGCAGCGGCTTGTTCAACCACGCCGCCGCGCTGGACGCCGGCATCCGCGTGGGCCTGGCCACCGACGTGGGCGGCGGCACCTCGTTCAGCCTGATCCGCACCCTGGGCGAAGCCTATAAAGTCTCGCAAATGCTCGGCCGCCCCCTGCCGCCGCTGCGCGCCTGGTGGCTGGCCACCCTGGCCGGCGCCCGCGCGCTTTATCTGGATGAACACATCGGCAACTTCCTGCCCGGCAAAGAAGCCGATTGCGTGGTGCTGAACCCGATGGCGACACCGGAACTGGCGTATCGGTTGCAACATGGCGGGAGCTTGAGCGAGCAGTTGTTTGCGCTGATGGTGTTGGGGGATGAACGGTGCGTGGTGGCGACGCATGTGTTGGGGAGGGTGGGCGAACTAGCTAAAACTCAATTTGAATTAAAAGCAAAATAGAGGTATAGTTGCATAAATATACAATTACACCTATTAATCAACGAAAAGCAAGGCTGCAAGAAAGCAGACTTTATGCCAACAAACCAAATGGGCATGAAATGAATAAGTTTCACTTAAACATACCAGACAATTTAAATGACAAATCTTTAATTAAGTTCTTCTGTGGCTGGAGGTGGCACGCAGACCCAGTAGCCCCAATAGAAGTTAATTTTAAAGGCTGTAATTTTATCGCCCCATATGCTGTAACACTTTTTGCTATCTATCTTTTGTGGCTAAAAGAAGCGAAAAGAAAATCTGTGAGAATTCATGTTACCGAGAGCAGTGTCGCAGGAAATTACCTTGTTGAAACAGGCTTTCTTGAGATTATAAACAAAAAACCAAACTTGGAGAACGTTGAACAGTCAAATAGAACAGTTAAGCTAACAAGAATTAAAAGCAGTGCAGAAATCCCAGCCTTTGCTGCAAAAGTCATGGAAATTCTTCATATAGAAGACGAAGAGCTAGAAGGCGCAGTTAAATATTCATTAATTGAGCTTTTGCGTAACATTGTTCAGCATTCTGGTAGCTCGGTAGGCGGCATTGCAATGGCGCAATACTATCCAAACAGCGGTTTGGTTAACATATGCGTGGCAGATATGGGGGTAGGCCTTAAAGACAGCTTGACAGAAGCCTACCCAGAGCTCAATACAGATTTACAAGCACTCAAGCTAGCTACCATGCCCCATGTCTCCAGAACATTTGGCCCTGAAACATATTCAACCATGCGAGATAATGCAGGTCTTGGGCTTTTCTTTATTAAGCAAATTGCATCACTTGCTAACGGCAGTTTCTTTCTTGGTTCAAAAAATGCGCTTATGGATTTATGGGGCGATGAAAAAGGCACTCAAAAAAAGACATACCAGACAGCGAAAAATGGTGGATGGCCAGGAACTTTTGCATACCTCCAATTAAGAAGAGATTCAATCGCAGAATTTAACGAAATTCTTACTGTTTGCCGGAACATGGCAGCAGAGGCCAGAAAATACCCAGCAGAGTTAGCCCTAGACTTTATTGAGGAGGTACCAGATGAACCAGGGTTGATAGTAGTCAATGTAGTAGATTTTGAGGAGAATGTTGAAGAAGCATCAAAATTTCGAGAAACAATCATATTGCCCAGTATTAACAGTGGAGCTATGGTTGTTCTAAACTTTAATAAAGTGCGTTTTGCCACTCAATCTTTTGTTCATGCTTTAATGTATAAAGTAATTCGTGATGGGCAGCAAATTGGTTCGACCTTATCAATTGCGAACTGCACCAATGCAACTCGTGAAGCTATTATGGCAGTGGCCGCGTATGCAAAAACCACTCCTCACGAATTAGCATAACGCCCCCAAAGCTGGAGCTCTGTATTTACTGAACCACAGTACCTTCTAGAGCATGCTCTGAAATATCCCATGATAGTAAAAACATAAGCCCCATGGAGAACCGCAAACCTTACCTATCCGATGTCAGCGACGAAGAATGGGCGTTCGTCGCGCCGTACTTGACCCTGTTTCCCCTGGACGCAGGGCAGCGCAAACACTCACTGCGCGAGGTGTTCAACGCTGTGCGCTACGTGGTGCGCTGTGGTTGCCCATGGCGCATGCTGCCCAATGACCTGCACCTGCCGCCATGGTCATTGGTTTATCAGCAAATGCAGCGTTGGCTGAAAGCCGGTTGCTTTGAAGAGATGGTGCATGACTTGCGTGTGTTGCTGCGCCTGGCCGATGGCCGCAAAGCCCATCCGTCCGCCGTTATCATCGATTGCTGCACCATTCAGTCCACGCCCAGCAGCACAGGCACAGGCTACGATGGTGCCAGTGAGGCAGTGCATACGGTGTCGAACTGCACGTAGTCAAGCTGTCAGAAGCCAAGCGGGGCTGTGTGCTGCTGCCGCGCCGCTGGGTAGTTGAGCGCAGCTTTGGCTGGGCCGCTCGCTTCCGGCGTTTGGCCAGAGACTACGAGAAGCTGCCGCAGACTCTGGCTGGATTACATTACGTGGCGTTTGCCATGTTGATGCTGCCGCACCTGTCTAATGTTATTGGCATGGTTCAGAGCATGCTCTAGAACGGATTAAAATGCACTCTAAACAGAGGATAGACTTATCTCGAAACCTCAAATAAAAACCTCCGGAAAACAGTTTTACTTACTTCTTTTTCTTGGATTAATCGCCATCTTGAGCTGGGGGGCTTGGCGGCTATTGATTGTCGCAGAGTCTAGTGTTGGCTTTACCAATCATGGTACAAGCCGGGTCAGCATTTATAAAATCACCCTCAATGGGCAATCTATCTATGCAGGCCCATCACGACACCATGATCCTGGTGTCAAGACGTCTGAGCATGGCCATTATTTTGGCTTTTTTAAGCCACGGGGCAAGTTGGGTATGAGGATCTACTTCACCGATGATGAGGGGCATAGGCGCACTGCCACACATGAATTAGACCATGGCACTGGGCGATATATATTTTGGTGTGCGATAGACAACCATTACGTACTCAGTTGTGTTCATGATGATATTTTTGATTTTGGTCATTAATTCGCAAG
Protein-coding regions in this window:
- the guaD gene encoding guanine deaminase, which translates into the protein MTSAFATQLIRGHILHFLADPGEHDAADSYQSLPDGALWIVDGRVADLGPWPELRARRTPDELASAECFDYGDHLVLPGLVDTHCHYPQSGVIASFGRQLLDWLNDYTFPAEAAFADLQVAEAAADYFVERLLAHGTTTASVFATVHPQSVDAFMAAAERRQLRMLCGKVMMDRHAPPELCDTVASAERDSLALIERWHRRGRLRYTLTPRFAPTSTPEQLALAGALYRSQPDLHVQSHLAENPNEIAWVGQLFPQRRDYLDVYAHYGLLGPRTIYGHCIHLAPVEISDMATTGTAAAFCPTSNLFLGSGLFNHAAALDAGIRVGLATDVGGGTSFSLIRTLGEAYKVSQMLGRPLPPLRAWWLATLAGARALYLDEHIGNFLPGKEADCVVLNPMATPELAYRLQHGGSLSEQLFALMVLGDERCVVATHVLGRVGELAKTQFELKAK
- a CDS encoding STAS-like domain-containing protein is translated as MHKYTITPINQRKARLQESRLYANKPNGHEMNKFHLNIPDNLNDKSLIKFFCGWRWHADPVAPIEVNFKGCNFIAPYAVTLFAIYLLWLKEAKRKSVRIHVTESSVAGNYLVETGFLEIINKKPNLENVEQSNRTVKLTRIKSSAEIPAFAAKVMEILHIEDEELEGAVKYSLIELLRNIVQHSGSSVGGIAMAQYYPNSGLVNICVADMGVGLKDSLTEAYPELNTDLQALKLATMPHVSRTFGPETYSTMRDNAGLGLFFIKQIASLANGSFFLGSKNALMDLWGDEKGTQKKTYQTAKNGGWPGTFAYLQLRRDSIAEFNEILTVCRNMAAEARKYPAELALDFIEEVPDEPGLIVVNVVDFEENVEEASKFRETIILPSINSGAMVVLNFNKVRFATQSFVHALMYKVIRDGQQIGSTLSIANCTNATREAIMAVAAYAKTTPHELA